GTGTGCGCCATTTGGTCGGGAAATGCGGCCGGGTGCTTGAAGGCGCTTCATGTGCCACCGCCATAAATCTTGACCCTTGCGCCGCTGCGCGCGAAAACGATCCCTCGCTTTAACGCCTTCTACCAAGTGGACATCAAAGAAATTCGCGCTCTCATCGACCTCATGAAAAAGAACGGCCTCGCCGTTTTCAAGATGGAGAAGGAGGGTTTTAAAATCACGCTACAGACGGCGCCCGAGGGCGGTCCCGTCGTCCACTACGCGGCCCCGTCGCAGCCCGCGCTGCCGGCCGCTCCTGCCGCCGCCGAGGCCTCCCCGGCCGCCGCGCCGTCCAATCTCAAGGAGATCACCTCGCCGATGGTCGGCACGTTCTACGCGTCCTCCTCGCCCGACGCTCCCCCTTATGTGGAAGTCGGCCAGACGGTCACGCCCGACACGGTCGTTTGCATCGTGGAAGCCATGAAGGTCATGAACGAGATCAAGGCGGAAGTCGCGGGCGTCATCGCCGAGGTCGCCGCGGAAAATGGCAAGCCGGTCCAGTTCGGCCAGGCCCTCTTCCGCGTCAAGTAACCCCGGCAAAAGATGTTCAAGAAAATCCTGATCGCCAATCGCGGCGAAATCGCACTGCGGATCATTCGCGCGTGCAAGGAGCTCGGCGTGCAGACGGTGGCCGTCTATTCCGAGCCCGACCTTCACTCGCTCCACGTCCAGCTGGCCGACGAGGCCATCTGCATCGGATCCGCCCCGAGCAACGAGAGCTAT
This genomic window from Chthoniobacterales bacterium contains:
- the accB gene encoding acetyl-CoA carboxylase biotin carboxyl carrier protein, encoding MDIKEIRALIDLMKKNGLAVFKMEKEGFKITLQTAPEGGPVVHYAAPSQPALPAAPAAAEASPAAAPSNLKEITSPMVGTFYASSSPDAPPYVEVGQTVTPDTVVCIVEAMKVMNEIKAEVAGVIAEVAAENGKPVQFGQALFRVK